The following are encoded in a window of Paraburkholderia sp. HP33-1 genomic DNA:
- the proB gene encoding glutamate 5-kinase has translation MRSVIADSRRLVVKVGSSLVTNDGRGLDHAAIGRWAAQIAALRAQGKEVVLVSSGAIAEGMQRLGWTKRPREIDELQAAAAVGQMGLAQVYESRFAEHSIQTAQILLTHADLADRERYLNARSTMLTLLRLGVVPIINENDTVVTDEIKFGDNDTLGALVANLIEGDALIILTDQQGLFTADPRKDLTATLVQQADAGAPELEAMAGGAGSSLGRGGMLTKILAAKRAAHSGANTVIASGREADVLLRLASGEAIGTQLIARTARMAARKQWMADHLQVRGHVVIDDGAVEKLTAGGKSLLPIGVVGVQGAFARGEVITCLSTSGREVARGLTNYSSAETKLIQRRPSGEIESVLGYMLEPELIHRDNLVLL, from the coding sequence ATGCGTTCCGTCATCGCAGATTCACGGCGATTGGTCGTCAAAGTCGGCTCGAGCCTCGTCACGAACGACGGGCGCGGCCTCGATCATGCGGCGATCGGCCGCTGGGCCGCGCAGATTGCCGCGCTGCGCGCGCAAGGCAAGGAAGTGGTCCTGGTCAGCTCGGGCGCGATCGCCGAGGGCATGCAGCGACTCGGCTGGACGAAGCGCCCGCGCGAAATCGATGAATTGCAGGCCGCCGCGGCGGTCGGTCAGATGGGCCTCGCGCAGGTGTACGAAAGCCGCTTCGCCGAGCATTCGATCCAGACCGCGCAGATCCTGCTTACGCACGCCGACCTCGCCGACCGTGAGCGCTATCTGAACGCGCGCTCCACGATGCTCACGCTGCTGCGGCTCGGTGTCGTGCCGATCATCAACGAGAACGACACAGTCGTCACCGACGAAATCAAGTTCGGCGACAACGACACGCTCGGCGCGCTCGTCGCGAATCTGATCGAGGGCGACGCGCTGATCATTCTGACCGATCAGCAAGGCCTCTTTACCGCCGATCCGCGCAAGGACCTGACCGCGACGCTCGTTCAGCAGGCCGACGCCGGCGCGCCGGAACTCGAGGCGATGGCGGGCGGCGCGGGCTCGAGCCTCGGACGCGGCGGCATGCTGACGAAGATTCTCGCCGCGAAGCGGGCGGCTCATAGCGGCGCCAATACAGTGATCGCGAGCGGGCGCGAGGCGGACGTGCTGCTGCGACTCGCGTCGGGCGAGGCGATTGGCACGCAACTGATCGCGCGCACCGCGCGCATGGCGGCGCGCAAGCAGTGGATGGCCGATCATCTGCAGGTGCGCGGCCACGTCGTGATCGACGACGGCGCGGTCGAAAAGCTGACCGCCGGCGGCAAGAGCCTGCTGCCAATCGGCGTCGTCGGCGTGCAGGGTGCGTTTGCGCGCGGCGAGGTGATCACCTGCCTGAGCACGTCGGGGCGTGAGGTCGCACGTGGTTTGACCAACTACAGCAGCGCGGAGACCAAGCTGATCCAGCGCCGTCCGAGCGGCGAGATCGAATCGGTACTTGGCTATATGCTCGAGCCCGAGTTGATTCATCGCGACAATCTCGTGCTGCTTTGA
- the cgtA gene encoding Obg family GTPase CgtA, whose amino-acid sequence MKFIDEARIEVIAGDGGDGSASMRREKFVPFGGPDGGDGGRGGSVIAVADRNINTLIDYRYAKKHLARNGENGRGSDCYGKGGDDITLRMPVGTTITDMETGELIADLTEHNQSVQIAQGGAGGLGNLHFKSSTNRAPRQKTDGKPGERRMVRLELKVLADVGLLGMPNAGKSTFISSVSNARPKIADYPFTTLAPNLGVVRVGPSRSFVIADIPGLIEGAAEGAGLGHQFLRHLQRTGLLLHIVDIAPFDESIDPVVEAKAIVNELRKYDEELYQKPRWLVLNKLDMVPEDDREARVAAFLEGFGWDGPVFEISALTGQGCENLCYAVFDYLAEHSEAQRAAEAEDLASDVRFREGTQASAATGGASTDPQE is encoded by the coding sequence ATGAAGTTCATTGACGAAGCGAGGATTGAAGTCATCGCCGGCGACGGAGGGGATGGCAGCGCGTCGATGCGCCGCGAGAAATTCGTTCCGTTCGGCGGCCCCGATGGCGGCGACGGCGGCCGGGGTGGCAGTGTGATTGCGGTCGCAGACCGCAACATCAACACGCTGATCGACTACCGCTACGCGAAAAAACATCTGGCGCGCAACGGCGAAAACGGCCGCGGATCGGATTGCTACGGCAAGGGCGGTGACGACATCACGCTGCGCATGCCGGTCGGCACCACCATCACGGACATGGAAACCGGCGAGCTGATCGCCGATCTGACCGAGCACAACCAGAGCGTGCAAATCGCGCAAGGTGGCGCCGGCGGTCTCGGCAACCTGCATTTCAAGTCCAGCACGAACCGCGCTCCGCGTCAGAAGACCGACGGGAAGCCGGGCGAGCGCCGCATGGTGCGCCTCGAGCTGAAAGTGCTGGCCGACGTAGGTCTGCTCGGCATGCCGAATGCGGGCAAGTCGACGTTTATCTCGTCGGTGTCGAACGCGAGGCCGAAAATCGCTGACTACCCGTTCACGACGCTCGCGCCGAATCTTGGCGTCGTGCGCGTCGGGCCGAGCCGCAGTTTCGTAATCGCTGACATTCCGGGGCTGATCGAAGGCGCGGCGGAAGGCGCCGGCCTCGGCCATCAGTTCCTGCGTCACCTGCAGCGCACCGGCCTGCTGCTGCACATCGTCGACATTGCACCGTTCGACGAATCGATCGATCCGGTCGTGGAAGCGAAGGCCATCGTCAACGAGCTGCGCAAGTACGACGAAGAGCTTTATCAGAAGCCGCGCTGGCTCGTGTTGAACAAGTTGGACATGGTGCCCGAGGACGATCGCGAAGCGCGCGTGGCGGCGTTCCTCGAAGGTTTCGGCTGGGACGGTCCGGTGTTCGAGATCTCGGCGCTGACCGGCCAGGGCTGTGAAAATCTTTGCTACGCGGTGTTCGACTACCTCGCCGAGCACTCCGAGGCGCAGCGCGCGGCCGAAGCCGAAGACCTCGCGTCCGACGTGCGTTTTCGCGAGGGTACGCAAGCATCGGCCGCGACCGGCGGAGCCAGCACCGATCCGCAGGAATAA